The Hermetia illucens chromosome 2, iHerIll2.2.curated.20191125, whole genome shotgun sequence genomic interval TCTCGCGAGTCCAACATCCAAGCTGGAGTCCTTCAAGGCAGTATACTTGGACTAGCGCTCTACCTCATCTATACCTCGGATCTGCCAACTAATCCTAACCTGATAGCCTCAGCGTTTGCAGATAATACTGCCATCCACACCAATCCTCAGGTTGTATCAATAAACTTACAAATacgatctgagtgtaattatgcggtgtttccagcgattaatatttgaaataataaaaaaacttgtttttttctttttcgctggtaaagatatatttatttttgcaaattccgatatttcgggagccacttgttcccttcatcagtgctaacaatatatctacaccagcgaaaaagagaaaacaagtttttttattatttcaaattacaaataCGAAATGAAAAGTGGCGTAAGAAAAACCAAGTGTTGTCACGTCACTTTCACTCTGAACCGATAAAACTGCGCTAAGGTCACAATCAATGGTGAGGCAACAGAATGAGGTAAAGTATCTCAGTTTTTTCCTGGGCAGACTATTAACATGGAGAAAACATTGAGACGAAGGGAACTATTGGCATCTGAATAGAAATTCTTAACTAGGATCGAGTACAAAACCCCTCTCTATAAACCCATTATAATGCCAATAAGAACTTATGAAATTCAACTGTGGGGTTGAGCGTACACATCTAAAATCGAGTTGCAACAGAGAGTCCAGTCAAAAATACTAAGGATAATCACCGATGTATCTTGGTAGGAGAGAAATGAAAACATCCACAGAGACCTTAAAATTGCGACAATAAGAGAAGAGTTTCATTGCAAGTGACGAGGTATAAAGGAAGGTTAGATTTCCATCCCAGCTCCTTAGCCAGAAGACTGCTACAATAGCTTAATGTTACTCGATGTAGATAAAAGACAAACAAAGCCAAGTGTATGTAGACATCCTATATtctcttttttttaataatgtaTTCTGTAGCACTGACGAGGAATACATTCGAAGCTTGGCTTTAACATTTGAACACTTATTGTTAATTTCTATTTTAGGaagattcaataaaataaatatgtcgtttaaaaaaaaaaataataagtaatgtaCATAGTAGAATAGAAacgagtcggaataccggaagctggtacttcgggtataaaggttttgttttcatctttgtgagaaactttctacgcacatttttgcaTTCGTATTGGCAAAGACccgaaatattccttcatatttttcttatacgtacatattacagacgtaaatatgtattatgctcaccctaaacaaacaaacataccctgttaccgaatactatacttatacatgcacgtataaaAATTGAtattacacatatttccgatttacttcgtgcacaaacagcatacgtatgtacatatatgataCGTATATTGGATACCGCTGTTTTAATGTAAAAATACACCTGTATCTGTCTGCATTAGTACATATATATTGAATATGTAAAACAAATGTTAATttatctcgagtaattgatatataaatgattaaaatctTAAAACGAAATTTTAAATTGCGACCCCCCCATTCATATgcgttcactttgttgtggtattgacgaattgaaatGTTTTAGAATGGACGAAGTTAAGATAAAATgtgaaagtttcaccttctataactttgttaacaatagttggatttccttcaaacttcccaaatagTTGTGCCTTATGCTATTCTTTATGCTTgtgccattttgtacttctagcatgatcTTCTCTTATCGGatcgggatgtattttgatgcctagatttcgtttagatacaccactgccatttttttcagatttttcggttggatagattctgggaACGagccctgttacactttttggtgggtatattttgagccctcactcccctatgtttcacgggATTATAAatgtgggaccagtttcgaaaagtaccgatcgagcgctttcatttgatacccaacatggctatattctgtaaaaaaaaattcgccTAATGTTAGTTGAAGATTACTAcgaagctccaagccttcatcaGCTCGTGTCTGTATCGAGTCATCGGGTACTTTGGCTTAAAATAATATCAAATGAAGGACCTTATCGGCGTAGGAGCTAGATAACCATGCCAAAAAGGCAGTCAATAGATCACATATTGTGAAAAGGCGAAAATCCTATTGCAGGCTATACCATTATGTAATGGAACTCATTATTGCCGGATAGGCGACGTGCAGGTTAGCATAGAGCCACATGGCGTAGAAGAGGATTAAGAATGCACACTTCTCAGAAAGTCATGGAGGGTGTCTAAAGCACACTTCCAAAAGCCTTCGACGCGGTATGATCCACATAGCGGTCGTATGATAACcatatgaaatttggtacaaTTAACATGGATCCAAACTGgagtaataataatatgtaataagaataAGAATGCTTCCCTATttatagaaaaattaaaaaattaaaaaatgttgaaaatcatGTTCAATAGTGAAACAAATTAGAATACTAGAAGGTGGACGCTtcaggctttgtgttcatcttgcacGTCTTTCCACTTGTACacagctacaaattcaaaataaagatatgtctccaaactccaactccgccgttcatataagttcactttatatgatgataacttcatacacgtcttagagtgtaataaattcacatgaaatgcaaaacttttgaCCTTCTactactttgttaataatagttggattgtcttcaaacttttcagaattatattaatattattatttatactgATGCTAAATTTTTACTTCTAGAATAAGCCTAGGGGGGTCtccgggtgaatttctaaaatatattaatatgctattattaactttatttaagcagatatcgtaatgggatgtattttgaggcctagattttgtacagATATATCACtgcgaatttttttcaaatctttcggttggatgagttctgagaacgagacctgtttcactttttgaagcTCACATTTGGAGGTCTAAGACATATACAGATGTCTATAGCATTGTTTGTGTTGACACAAAAAAATTCTCGGCTGGAAGAGAAGGCATCCAATACGTATTACTTTCTTTACTTGAACAGGAGTACAAAGTTGAACGACCTAAGGCAAATTAAATCCATATCGCACACCGTGGTGTATTGGAACTACCACTCCCGGAAAAAACCGGTCCAACACAATGTTAGAACTATCACCTACCAGCCAAGTGTCTTATTTGTAGTGGGCATCAGAATTACAGTTAATGCTCCGTCAAAGAGGACCAACTGGATGAAATTAAATATGCAAACTGTAGTGAAAGACATTTCTCTAACGACGTCAATTGCTCTAAGAgaacaaaatatttaaaaataaaagacaaATTGGCTGGACGCAATCAACACAAAAGAACCACACCGATTGTTTCCAAAGCTTTGGAAACTTCCAGCATAATTTCCCCTCTCTCACTAAATGTGGAGAACACGACAGCTCAACACAGACATAAACCAACTTATTGCTCCATATTGAAAAGCAGTCAATATCCCACTTACGGCTGCAAACTCCCAAGATCTGTTTTCCTCGAGCGAACTAATCAAAATCGCAGCGGAATTAGTTAAAAACTTGGCTAATTTTAAAAGCCGTGTTGATCAATTAAACGTTCAGTTCGAGGTGacaattaaatatatatatatgtgtaacCAGATAAGTTGGCTGTTATGGAatgcacaaaacattaaaaataaaataattgaaatatttgattttatcaactCCTTAAATATTGGCATCTTTGTGATTACCGAAACTTGGTTAAAACCTaaagataaatttatttttcccaattataaaatttatagGAATGACAGAGAAGGCGTTAGGGGAGGAGGCGTTGCAATATGCGTGAGAAACAGCATCCGACACTCAGTTTTACCGGTTCCAAAAGCTGAAATTATTTAAGCCGTTGGAATCAAACTCGATGGTGTAAACACTCCAATTTTCGCTGTTTATTTCCCGAGAACGAACTTATCGGGTGATAAGTAAGATGCATTCAAGAGGGATATAGAACAGCTGACTTCTTTAAATGGATTTTTACTCTGTGGAGATTTAAACGCCAGGCTTAGCTAATGTCATTGCACAAGAGCAAATAAGACTGGCAAAATTCTTTACGACGTAGTGTCGCAACGTAACGTATTGATATATGCACCTCCCGAGCCTACTTTCTTCGCAGGTAACGGCTATAGTTCCACGATTGACCTCATACTCAGCGACGGCAAAACCAATGTAGGAGACATATCAGTCTAATATGCGCTTAATCCACCTCATCTTCCTGTTTTCACTTAAATAGAAGCAAGTGCAACGAAACCCAATATTCCCATCTCTGAAGCTTTTTACTTTAAAAATACAAACTGGAGTGCATTCAGGAAATACCTAAACGAAAACACTGAACTCAATTGTCTAAATTTGAATAGCGTCAGTGAACCTCACGTATCGATACTATGTTATCATATTATTTACCAGTAACATTTGGAATGCAATAAAACATTGGACTATTCATTTCTAACCCTGGCTAATGAACCGCGAGAAATGATTCGGCAAAGAAATTCGATAAGACGAGAATGACAACGTTGCCGCTGCTCTTGCCTTTGTCTGAAACTGAACCATCTCAGTGCACTAACCCAGCGTAAATTATTCTTATTACGGAACTCGAGATGGAACACCTTGTTATCTAATTTTGAGAAAGGATCGAACaagttttggaaaatttacaaaaccATTGAAAAAACAACAAGCAACTCAATCCCATTTCTAAGAGTTGAAGGAAAACTATTCAATGATTTGGAAAAAGCCGAAGTTCTTGCTGAAATTTTATCTACAGCCTACTAGACCGCCAAACACCTAGGTAACAAGATAAACGATCGGTTAGTTGAAAATACTATCCAAATACCAACAAAGAGTACACCTTTACCTCCTGGTTCACTGTGCAAACCGCGGGAGCTGTACGGAATACGAAAAAACTTGAATAATAGGAAAGCCAAAATTACTTACAAAATTAATTGACAAAATTacagtttttattttaaaaaacttgGCAAGAAAAAGCAATTGTCTTTCTGGTCTTCATTTTTAACTCCTGTCTCAAGCTTTCATACTTTCCAACAGCTTGGAAAACAGCAATCATCACCCCGATAGTCAAAAGGGACGAAGCACAAAACTGATCCGAAAAACTATGTCCAATAAGTCTGCTTCCCATAATGAGTAAACTATTCGAAAAAATTCTCGCCTCGAAACTGCAGCAACACtcagaaatcaataaaattattccCGATTTTCAATTCGGTTTCCGACCTGGATTTTCTACCACTTGCCAGCTTTTCATAGTAACCAGTGATATCTGGCAAGCtctccatgaaaaaaaaatccatgtgGCATCAGGGGCTTATATGCAAGATGGTTAGGTTTAAGTTCCCACTATATCCTATTTTAATCATCAAATCCTTTCTTGCGAATTGTACGTTTAGCATTAAGGTAAATGGTAACATTTCCCGTCAGAAAGATTCCAGCAGATGTGCCACAAGGATCATGTTTAAGTTCGATTCTGCTCAACATATTTACAGCAGACATCATCATGTCAACTGGTAATTTTCGCTGATGATACCTGTATTTATTCCGTCGGATCAGATACGCAATCGATATTAGAGAatttggaaacatttttggaTAAACTTTATCAATATTTCTTTCAATAGCGTATTCAGATCAATGCTTCTAAAACcagataatttttttccactagaaaaataaaaaaaaaaacttgtcagGAAAGAGTCTGAATTTCATTGACTAAAACATTCCCTGGAGTTCCTCCATCGACTATTTAGACTTAACCATTGACAAGAAGTTTACATTGAAAAATCTTGTAGGAAATATATTGCTGAGAGTCTCAAAGTGTGTACATTCGTTATATCCACTTATCTGCAGGAAATCTCATCTTTCACAATCGAACAAATTGTTATTATGTAAAACTACCATCCTACCAATTGTAACCCCCCGCTGCGCCAGTATGGCATCAGTATGCAAAGCTTCAAATAGCTCAAAACAAATgcttgaaattaattttgaacaaACCTTGGGATTATTCCACCAACCATCTATATCTTTCTGCTAACACTGCCAAAATTCAAGATACTTTAGTGAAATTAACATCAGCTTTCATCTAAACTAGTGTTTATATCTAAGTTACTAATAAGTTGATAAAcaaactttttcttttgctCAGAGTTTTTCTTGTAATAAACCAAAATTATATAGGCTCTAAATCCTGATCTTTGAAATCATTGTCTACAATGTATACCTGGAttatattgaattgaaattgaataatatacaaaaatattctaTATACTTTAATCTTTTTTCAATCAACAGAAAAACAAATTACTTCACACTTTAACTATTAGATGTTTGGTCGTAACAATCATTGTTGTCAAATCGGAACAGTTTCAGAATCagcaataaataaatacaattaTCGTTTCCAAAGTTCTATATGTGCTGAAACAAGGTGAAAAATCATGGAAAACATATAACGCAATAAAAGTCATGGTGTAACGCAATCTAACACCGCTTCTGAACGAgataaaagctgaagaagaCGTCTTGGTTTCAAGCAGACGTGTACTAAACCGAGGCAATAGTAACAGAGGAGATAGAGGATATAAAACACAGAACAGGACGTTTTACGTCAAAGAAAATTATTGTCAAACAGCAAGATGCGGTTCGTGGGTTGAAGCTGAAATCTGTATTACAATAATAGGAATCTTATGACTTCTAGGGTCTTATCGTTACACTGTATAGGTATGCCTATATCTCATTGAATGTCGACTTCCAAATCATTTGTCCGATGAAACTATCACTTCAACGCTGCCCTAATCAATACAACTTACCTTAATGTAATCGCATAATCCATCGCCCTTTAGTTGTCCATCAGGCTCAGCATACAGTTTCACTTTATATTTCTGTGTCTTTGGATCCCGCATAATTAATCCACACTTTGACATGAGTTGAACAAATTCTTCTTCCGTAATATCTAGTGGCAAATGATCCACATAAACTTTGGTGTTTTGTTCCGGAGAAATATCAAACCATTCTGCAAGAAATTTAAAAACGTGTAAAAAGTTGAAGGCAGGTAACTGACATCATATCAGAAACTGTTTCCACTCACTAGGCGGATCTGCTTGCGCTTTTCTTTTCAATGCACCACCGCTGGGATGTCCTTTTTCTTTTGACTCGTCACCAGTTGTAGCGTTCGATCGTTCACTTATCACATCGCCTTGAGAGCCTTCCGTTGGTTTTGAATTGTTGTCTATAAATCCATAATTCATCTGATAGCGAGCCATAAAATCATCGTCAATTTTCGGAAACCATGCATTTTTCTCTGTGTCCCAGAAAAATTTTACACCGTCAGCATCAGTGTAAGTATGGACGTCATCTTCAAAACTATAGGTTACATTTGCCGATTGCGTCTTAGGAATCCATTGTTTGCTATTTTCATCCCATTTGTAAAACTCTGTTTCCGTTGCTGATTTTTCTGCACTAACTTCTAACTTCGGAATCCATTGATTCGTTTCTTTACACCACCGGTAGTGCTCGTTCTCATAAGGATTAGTTTCCGACGATTCCATAGCTACCCATTCATTTCTTTCATTAGACCACGTGTATTTACATTTTGTTTCAGGGTCTGTGTAAATTGCTTCACCCTCTTCATTATACGTAACATGTTTTGCGTATATGTCGCTTTCACCACCAGTGTTTGAAGCAGATGTATTGTCACGAGGTTCTGATGAAAAACTCGGTTTTTCGAGTTCTTTTTCACTATCTTCAGATACAGTTTGCTCCTTATCATCGGTATTATCGGTGCTCACATTTTCATTCGTTCCTGGAGTGACATCGATGTTTTCTTTTCGTTGGTCCAATGGAGTTTGCGATCCATCCATCTAGGgatatattgaaaaataaaagattttacGTCTTTATATTCACGTAATTAGGCAGTTAAGTGAATTAGTTTCATCGGATTACGGTTTTCATGgacttttaaatttgaaaatagcaATGACTACATAAAGACGGTTGATTTTATTCCTAATTATGGGCAATATGTTTGGTTACTTTGGTAAGAGAATGTAGAAGAATGATATTGATTTGTGAATAGTTATTAATAATTCTACCACACGCAATTCTGCTTttttttatacatatatatgtatatccataTTTTAGAAGAATATTATTTTAAGGCTATatacttttacatatatggatgTATACCTGTGAATCTCATGATAAAAGATGATTACTCTGGAACGCACAGAGGGTCCTGTTGGGTGCGTTCATAGAACGCGGTACAACAATTACAGCTGGCGAATACTACGAAATGCTAACTAAATTGAGACGTTTttattgactgaaaaccccccttaagttcaacttaggagtactaaattcaCACCAGGATAGAGGGCAGTATCGCAAATATGTACACCAAGTTTCATAAAAATTAGTGTCAACGTTATAGCATTATCAATTttacgcgaatttactgcatcctaagtcatgcaaataagatgctgaattAGCGGGAATGactgacattcgagtgaatatTAAAGTTCCCTTCATGAAgcatctacttctccccagccccatTTGATATCTGGTTTAGGCtaactttttcacatttgctaataatattgagctCCTAGtgcgaagcgtatgaggttgactgttatcaaaacagtgctttccagatcaaattatttgtgtaaatgatctgtaaaaaataaagtgcaatggaatttttaattatgtacaCACGGAAATGTCATCCACTAATCGTTccttacatagggaaacacaaaaccccctaaagcgtctagcttccgatttcccgacttgtttcatattcTCATTG includes:
- the LOC119650302 gene encoding HIV Tat-specific factor 1 homolog, which codes for MDGSQTPLDQRKENIDVTPGTNENVSTDNTDDKEQTVSEDSEKELEKPSFSSEPRDNTSASNTGGESDIYAKHVTYNEEGEAIYTDPETKCKYTWSNERNEWVAMESSETNPYENEHYRWCKETNQWIPKLEVSAEKSATETEFYKWDENSKQWIPKTQSANVTYSFEDDVHTYTDADGVKFFWDTEKNAWFPKIDDDFMARYQMNYGFIDNNSKPTEGSQGDVISERSNATTGDESKEKGHPSGGALKRKAQADPPKWFDISPEQNTKVYVDHLPLDITEEEFVQLMSKCGLIMRDPKTQKYKVKLYAEPDGQLKGDGLCDYIKVESVELALNLLDGYDVRGHKISVQRAKFQMRGEYNPALKPKLKKKDKEKILKMKERLFDWRPEKMRGERSKHERVVIIKNLFSPELFDKEVHLIIDYQNDLREECGKCGTVRKVILYDRHPEGVAQVTMSDPEEADSVVQMMNGRFFGKRKLTAEIWDGKTKFKIAETDAEINQRLTNWDKFLETDEKKEESASSESKSSGVEGETSQANPESADTSNEN